CAGCGGTCACCGGAGGCGCGCGGAAGGGGTATCCAGGGCTCGGGACAGCGTGCGGGTCCTTCCGAGAGGGCGAAGACCCGGGGGCAGCACCCGCCCCATGTCGCGAGGATTTTCCGGCCCTGGGTTCAATGAAACCACAAGGTTTCGAAACCGCCGGCCGATGACAACCCATTGACTCTGCGTGTGAAACAGCCCGTGCGCCACGGCGCGGCAGTTTCCAAGGCCGCGGTTTCCTAGCGAAAGCAGCAAAAACAGTTTCGTTGACCCGTTCTTTGAGAAGCGTTACGTCTGAACCAGATTAGGACTCCAGACCTGAGGGGATGACATGGACCCGACCCAGACTTTCACCGCCGGACAGGTCGAGGACCTGACCGGCCTTTCCTCCGAAACTTTGCGCGTTTGGCGCCGTCGCGGCTTCATCCCGCCGAACCCGGGCGGTGGGTGGGCGCGGTACACCTTCAGCTCCGTCGTTCTGATCGGCGTTCTTCAGGACCTGACCGCGAACCACCGCCTCGACGTCAGTGAGGCGCATGACAAGTTCGTGCGCGGCGCTGGAGGGATCTACATCCGTGAGGCTGCGGACGCGGCCCTGAACGGCCAGCCGGACATGTGGGTGGCGGTGCTGACCGGCGACGTGGACGAACACGACGGACGGGCCTGGACCGTCACGACGACCGACAACCCGGCGACGATCTTCACCGGCATGCAGTCGCCGCGCAGCGTCGTGGCGGTGAACGTTGGCGATGTCGCCCGCAAGGTCCTGGCCCGCATCGAGCGGGTGGAGGGCAGCGACGATGACGACGCCGAATAACGACCCGGCCAGCGCCGTCAGCACGCGGGCCGGGTCGCTGGCGCCGTCCACCTTCAACGCCGACCGGCGCGAGGTAGAGGTGACCGCTTCCTCCGGCGCCGACGTGCGGCGCGTGGGCATGCGGCCGGATGCGACTTGGGGTGCCTGGAGGGAACGCCTCGACGTTGCCGGGGTGGATCTCTCCCGCTTTACCGGCGCGTCCGTCCTTCGCGACCATCGGCCGTCCACCGATGCCGTTGTCGGTTCGGTTCTCAGCGCGCGGAAGTCCGGCGGAGAACTCCGCGCCATGCTGACCTTCGATACGACCGACGCGGGCGAGCTGGCGTTTCAGCAGGTTCAGCAGGGCTCAATCCGCCAAGTCTCGCTGGGCTACTTCGTGCAGGAATGGGCCGCTGGCCCCTCCGACGACATCGCCGAGCCGCTGTTCATCGCGCGGCGCTGGCAGCCCGTCGAAATCTCCATCGTCGCAATCGGCGCCGATCCTGCGGCGCGCACCCGAAGTGTAGAGGGAATCACCATGACCACCCAGACCACCCCGGCGCCGCAGCACCAGCCCGCTCCCGCCACGGACAGCCGTGCGGAGCTGCTCGACCACATCCTGTCGCGGGCGACCTGCCCGCAGCTCGCGCTTCCGCCCGACATGGTTCAGCGCGCGGCGGCGGACCCGAGCATGACGATCCAGCGCTTCAACGAGATGGTGGTCGATCACGTCGCCGCCCAGCCGTCGAACCAGCGCAACATCAACCCGCACATTCAGATGTACGACAGCCACGATGATCCCGTGACGACGCGGGCGTTCATGGCCGAGGCCCTGGCCGCGCGCTTGGCGCCCGGCCTGGTCAAGCCGGGCGACCGGGCGCGGGAATATATGGGCTGCTCGGCCATGGGCATGGTCGGCGAGCTGCTGGCCGCGCGCGGCGAGAACGTGAACCGGCTGAACCACAAGGAGATGATGAAGCGGGTTCACACCACCAGCGACTTTCCGCTGTTGCTGGAAAGCGCGGCGAACAAGGTGCTCCTGGCGCAGTACGCCGCGGCCGCGCCGACGTATCGGCTGTGGGCGGCCCGGCGCGGCTTCAACGACTTCAAGCCGGCGAAGTTCCTGCGTGTGGGCGACTTCCCGAGCCTCAAGCCCATGGCCGAGGTTGGCGAGCTGAAGTACGGCACAATGAGCGAGAACCGGGAAACCGTGTCGGCGAAGGAATACGCCAGCGGCATCATCTTGAGCCGGCAGACCCTGGTAAACGACGACCTGGGCGCGCTGGGTGATTACGCCATGATGATTGGCGTCCGCACCGCCGCGGACGAAAACCGGATGGTCTATGGGCTGCTCAACAGCAACCCAACGCTCGCTGACGGCAAGGCCCTGTTCCATGCCGCGCACGGCAACCTCGCCGCCGGCGCGGCGATCAACGTCGAAAGCGTGGGAAAGGCCGTGGCACTGCTGCGGAAGCAAAAGAGCCTCGACGATATCCCGCTCAACCTCGCCCCGCGCTTCCTTGTGGTCGGTCCGGACGGCGAGCTGGCCGGGCGCCAGCTCCTGGCCGCCATCGTCGCGAACCAGTCCAGCGCCGTGAACCCCTGGGCCGGGCTGATGGAGCTGGTGGTGGATGCGAACATCGAGGGCACGGCGTGGCACCTGTTCGCCGACCCGTCGCTCTGCCCTCGATCGTGTTCGGCTACGTCGGCGACGCGGAAGGGCCGCAGATCCTCACCGAAGCCGACTTCGATACGCAGGCGGTGAAGGTCCGGGCCTCGATCGACTTCGGCTATGGCGCCATCGACCACCGCGGCGCGGTCAAGAATCCGGGCGCCCCCTCAAGCTAAGGGGCGCTGCACAGAATGCGCGGCGATCTCGAGGGCGACACGGCCAGCCCAACAACGGAAAGCCCAATCCCTCCGCGCAACCGACTGGGGTCGGTGTCATGGGGTCAATTGGGCAAGGCCTCTCCTACCTCCGGCGCCGTGGCGCCACCCACCTTCGCAGGTGACCCATGAGCGACATTCGCATTGCGGAACTGACCGTCGACAACAAGAAGGCGATGGCCGCCCTTGGCGACGTCGCCAAGGTCATGGACTCGGTCGGTGGGGGGGCGGAGACCAACACGAAACGCCTTGCCGGGGTGACGCGCGAGTTCGGCGCCCTGGCCCGTGCCAGCGGGGTTTATGTCGATGCGTCCGACCGCATGGCCCGCGCGACGGAGCAGGCGGACAGGGCGCTGGCGAAGAAGCTGATTACCGAAACGCAACACGCCAGAATCCTCGAAACCGCACGGCTCAAGTACGACGAGACCGCCGCCGCCAGCGCGCGGGAGGCGAAGGCCGTTGAGGACCTCACGCGCCGTCTCGACCCGGCTGCGGAACGCACTCGCCAGCTCGCTCATGACCAAGAACTGTTGAACCGCGCGCTGGCCGGTCAGGTTAGCGGAGTCAAGCTGTCGGAGGAACGGCACGCCGAACTTTCACGCCGCCTGCAAGAGACCGGCGCCGCCACCACCGTCGCCGCCGTGGGGGCGGGACGAATGAAGGGTGCCATGGGCAACTTGGGGCTCCAGCTCCAGGATGTGGCGGTTCAGGCGCAGATGGGAACCAGCGCCTTCACGATCCTGGCGCAGCAAGGTCCACAGGTCGCCTCCGCCTTCGGTCCTATGGGCGTGGCTATCGGAACGGTGGTGGCGGTGGCATCGGTCGCCGCCGGGGTTCTGTTCAAGCTGGGGGACGAGACAGGAAAGTCGGCGAAGGAAATCGACACCTTCGGCGACGTGCTGGGCGTGTTCGAGGGGCGGGCGCGCGAGACAGGGAAGTCGGTTGACGACCTGTCCGACCGATACCGCGCACTCGGTGGCGAACTACGCGCCCTCTCGAAACTGGCCCTGCAAGCTGACCTTGCCACCCTGACCGAGAAGCGGACGAAGGACCAGAAAGCTGCATGGGACACGATCCGCAACGCAACGATGGCCGGCGTGCAGGACGCGCCGGCAGCGCTGAGCGCCCTGCAACAGCTCGGCAGAGATAAGGACCTCACCGCCTTCCTGGGCAAGCTCCAGGCACTGAACGCACAAGGTGCGGTGAAGCTGATGCGCGATGAGGACGTGCGCGCCCTCTTGGAGACGGGGGAGGCGATCCGCGTTGCCGAGGCGCGTATGGCCGATCTGGAAGGCAGGGCGACCGAGGCGCAGAAGGCGCTGTTGGGCTATGCCGAAGCAGCGCGGGAGGCCGCGAAAACCAGCCGCGATCTGGCTCTTGCGGAGGGACAGGCCGCCGCGTCGCTGTTCGTGCAGGAAGATGACCTCGACGCCAAGATTAAGGCGCTGAAGGGCGGTGAATCCGCCATGCGGGCCTATGCCCAAGAACAGGTGAAGGTTACCGCCTACAAGAAGGCGTTTGATGACGCAATCACTTCCGGAATGCCGATCCTCTATGCCCAAGAGACGGCGAACCGGATTGCAGCGAAGGCGGTGGAGGCATACCGGCTCGAACAGCAGCGGGGAGTCGACGCCACCAACCGCGCAGCCGCCGCACAGGCCGAGGGTGCCCAGAAGGTCGCCGCTGCGCATGGGGTGTCTTCCGCCGCGGTGCGGGAGGCGACGATTCAGCAGCAAGCGATGGTCGAGGCCGCGCGCAGCACCACCGAATCCTATGATGCGATCGTTGTCCGGCTGCGCAAGATCGATGAGGCGCAGCGCGCGGTTCAGGCCGCGCAATTCAGGGCCAGTATGCGCGATCAAGCCGCCGACGCCGAGCGGCTGGCGAACGCCTGGGCCAAGGGTGGTGCAGCGGCGGCCCGCGAAGCGGCCCTGGCGAACGAGGTACTGGCGGAGGCCCGCAAACGCGGGCTGGACGCTGAGCGAGACGCCGCACAGGTGCGCTCCATCACCGAAGATATGGCGGGCCGCGATCTGGCGCAGCGACAGCTCCGGTTCACCCAGATGGCGGACGAGCAACGCCAGCAAGTCGAGATGGCGAACGCCGAATTCCAGATGCTCGGCATGAGCAACGCGGCCCGCGCTGAGCAAATCGCGATCATCCAGAAGATGAACGACCTGAAGGCGTTGGGTGTGGACATGACCGACGCCGGCACCGACGCATTCATCACAGACGGCGAAGGCGATGATGTCGCCGTCACCGCCATCTTCGAGGAGGCCCTTCAATGAGCTGTTGCAACCTCGCCTTCAGCGCCGACCGGATCATCTGCGTGACGGACACGCTCGTCTATAACCTGAAGGGCGACCCGCTGCGCCTGTGCGATACGAAGGCCCGTGTTTCCGATAATCGGGGTTTCGCGGTCACCTATCGCGGGATCGAGATGGTGGGCGAACCCATCGTCCAGGCGCTGGCCGTGCACGATGACGTGATCCACGCCGTCGAAGGCACGCGGACCATGTTGGAGGGCCTGCCGCTCGATGACGCGCCGGTCTTCATCGCGTCGCGCGGGATCGAATTCACGATCTTCGGCAAGAACCGGGATGGTGGGCTTGCTGTGGCCCGCGTGGTCCGGGAGCCGGGGGAACCGGTGTGCACGACCTGGCTTGCGCCGTCCGTGCATCTGATGCCGGCGCCGCCCGCCGCGGTGAAGCTGCCCGCGGAAGCGGACGTTGACCGGCTGGTCAAGCTGAGCCTCGCGCAGTGGAAGGCCAAGGCCCACTACGCGAACTGGGGCTGCATCGGCGGGCAAATGACCCTCACGACCGCGACCGCCGCCGGGGTCGCGCAAACCGTCATCGGGACCTATCCCGACTATGCGGAGCTGTCCGCCCGGTTCGGGCGGGTGGAGCGGCGCCATGCTGCGTAGCGAAGCGCGGCGCATGGCCCAGCGCGTCGAGAGGGATGCAACTCGCACCGGTCTCAAGGTGACGGAGCGGATCAACGCCGTTCTGACGATGGATGTGCCGTACGAAGAGAAGATTGCAGCTCTGAAGGAGGCCGAAGAGAAGGGTGAACGTGAACTCACGTGGGTAATCGACAGAGCGTGCAAAATTCTTCGTGAGCAAGGCGTTGATACTCTGGACATCGGCAAATACAGGGGTGGCGCCTTTTCGTCCGTCTACCGGATGAAGGAGAACGTCCGGAAGGTCAGGGACATCATCGAGGAACAGCGAGTGGTTGACGGCATTTGGAGCGATGCCCTGGAGTGACGTCGCTTCGAAGCCTGCCGCGGACCCGGCTGGGGCGGGCCTGTAACACACCTTGACCGCCCTGTGTTGCGGCCTGTAACACAGGGTGTGTTACGCACTGTGTTACAGGTGATCCGCCATGGCGACCCCGACCATTTCAGTTCGCGTATCTCCAGAACATCAAGGGCTTGTCCGAGACGTGGCGGCCCGGCTGAAGGCCGATCCCGGCTTTGCTGACGTGCTGCGCGCCGCGCTGGGGGAGGGTGTGACACAGCCTGTCATACAGCCTGTGACACAGCCTGTGTTACGGCTTGGATCGCGGGGTGTGTTGCAGGCCGCAACACAGGTGGACGGCCAGCCCGCGCACCAGATCCAGCCCGATCCCACACCCGAAGGCCAGCCCGATCCCGCGGCCGGCGCTATAGCCGATGTCCTGCGCCGTGTGGAGGTGCTGGAGGCGCATGTGGCGGATCTCCGGGGCAAGGCCGGCCGGCAAGCCAAGGTGGCCAGCCAACAGCAACGGCTGATCGCCGCCGCGGGCCTGGAAGGCGTCATGACCCGCCTGCAGTATGCCGCGCATATCGGCGTGTCCAACCCGACGCTCACGCGCTGGGTGAAGCGGGGAATGCCGGTGCGGGACGATGGGCTTCTCGATATCGAGGCGGTGGAGAGCTGGCGGAAGGCGAACGAGTCCCGGCTCCTGGCGGAGAGGGTGAAGGGGTAGGGGGTGACCGGGCCGGCAACCGGCCCGAGCATCTACAGCACCGACGAGAGGCCGGATGAGTTGCTGATGGTGTGAGGGAGCGGTTCTGGTGGAATCGCCACTTGACGAATCCACCGATCCCGCAAAGATCACCGAGGTGGTCAGTGAGCTCTATTTTCCGTCTGCTCGGCCATCAAAATATGCTGCGCCATTACCTTTACGGACGACAGAGGGCGTATTCTGATTTCTTCTTGATCGGCTTGCTTCTCCAACTCATGCAAGGCTTCAGCGATGTTATCAAGCTGCTTGTCCGTATAATTGGGATCGCTCTCGCTTGGCCTAAACACAAAAAGTTCATGATCTAGATAAATTCCAGTCATTTTGCGAGATCTGTCGCGATCAACTTTTAGATCCCACAACCTCGTCTTCACATTTTTTGCAGCGTTGAACGGCCTTAATGCATTAAGCGTGCAAAAATTTGCAACAATGCGTGATCCTGAGAAATCGATATTTACGGTGTGAGATTTCTGTCGTGGCCGTGAGCGATATTTTTGATCAAAGCTTGGCCTAAGATCCAAGCGGAAGAAGTCGGCAAGTCCAGGACGGATCGCCGCAACTTCCTGGGCAACCCTGGCGGGGAGCTGATCTTGTATCGTTAAGTCGTTTTTGCTTGCCACTTCTAAGACAGTTTCGCTTGTCTCAGCGATTTCTGTGCTGGCAATTTTGGGCCGATAGAGTGACGAGCGGACTTGTAGCCAAGACTCTGCTATGGCTTCTAAGCTTTCCCCAGCACCTTCTAACGCTTGCCCCACTGTTATCCCGGCTAGCGTACTGATTGGATGAGTTAGAGCGTCGATGCCACGTTTGGAGATATCCTCCTGAAGTTCATCCAGGGACGCATCAATGAGGAACAGTAACCCTTCGGCTTCTTCTGCATATAAGCAATGAAGCCTATCGAGACCGCTTGCCCGTACAACGGCAAATCCATCTTCAGAGGCAACCAAAATGCCAACAGTGAGGCGTTCACCTGATCCAATTATAGGTTCTAGGTAGACAGGCGCCCATTTTGCCCTCGTTAAATCAGAGGGTAATGGAATTTCGTCTTCCGACAACATATTAATTCGAAGTTCGGACATCAGAATAACCCGTATGGCGACGCTTGACGGCTTCCCACATGCGGAACGATAGGCGCTCGATCTCTTAGGAAAGAAATCATTGAAGCTCCATCGCTTTCTGTCAAGAGGTCTAAGGCGCGACTTGCCTGCGCAATGGCAGTAAGGTCGAGTGCTTTGACGTGGGTGGGCATCGCGCTGCATGCGGCGATGAGCACGGATGTGCGAGGCTTATCCAGGTAGGGGCAAAACCAAAGTGCGAGTTTATTTTTATAGGATTCACTTGGGTTGAGATTTTTCGCGACCCAATTAGGTCCGGTCAAGCATTGTCCGTGATCAATGAGCCAAATGTCAGTGCCTCCACCGAATAATATGTTTCCGAGATTTCTGTCTACATTTGCTACCCAGGTGTCGAACGCAAAAGCCGTCCCATTTCCTGGCCAGCGTGCAAGTGCATCAATAAGCCTCTGTGGAATACGTGTGCCAGTCCAATGTCTTTTCAGCGGTGGCGTGCCTTGTCGCTCTGTAGCAAACATAAACTTATAGCTGCCGCGAGACGGTCCTTTGCGCACTGGTAAAACAGATGAAGTGGCCGCTGCAATAAAATAAGGAGGAACTGGTAGTCCCAATGCAGTGGCCAAAGCTGCGCCAAAAAGTTCGTTGGCCAACTCTTTCGGTGGTAGATCCTTAAGTATGGCATGGACCGGCGGTTTGCCTTTCCCGACGAACAGCTGCCCCAACCAAGTGTCGGTGACATTTCCGTCTTTATACGGTGTTGCTCCAGGAAGCACGCTTGCTATTGGAGTCATTTGTCTCATCTACTGTGATTGATTTGCTGAAGGACGAGAGGGGTTGGAAACAGTTCGTGGTGGCTGCATCCCTTCCAGAATAGATGAACACTCCCCCGGGTCCTTACCGGGAGGGCGAGTGGAGCGGCGAATGCTCCACTGAGGCGAGTATGTGACCCGTATGGGAGAATGTCTAGCGCGGAACTATGTCGTTCGAATGCATCCTAAACTCAGCTTCTGCCCAAGGTTCAGTCCGAGCGAGTGTGTTCAGCTTTGATGTATGCACATGTTTCAGCGCCGGGGTGTCGCCTCAACCGACACCCCTCCAGCCGCTACCCGATAAATCGCGCTCCGGCGGCCTGTGAGTGCGTTCTGCGGGGAGGGGCTGCTGTGGGGCAGCCCCTCCTCCTTGGGCGCGCTGAGCAGGCTGCTGAGGGCGAGCTATGGGATAGCGTGGCTTTCGCCGGGGGCGTGTTCCAAAAGTAGAGGCCCGACAAAGCGGTTTATCGTGGTCGCCTGTCAAATAATTTCCAAAATATCAGTCCGTTTTGGAACTTCAAGGATAGATATCCTTCTTATGCTTGGCTTAAACCAAGGGTTATTGGCGCTGAACTCTTTAACATGTTCTACGCACTGGTTGTAGCTTGTTGCGTTATCGCTAAAATATAAAGTTCTTTGTTCTATGGTAAATCCCCTATTTTTAAAAAACTTATTAATATCCGTATACAGATTTGTGTATGACTCCGGATCGTTTTGCGGTTTTACTTTGGTGTATTGAAGCTTTAGTGTGCTTTTATCCATTTCAATGGCTATGGCATAACGCATTATATCCTCGCAATGGCTGGATGACGTTTTACAGACTGCCCTTCCTCAACCGTACCCCCGCGCCCCCACCATTCTCCGGGATGAACTCGACCCCGGCAGTCTCCAGGGCGGCCCGGATTGCTGCGAGGGTGGCTGGCTTCAGCTCTTCACCACGCTCAAACCTCGAAATGGTTTGCGTCGAGACGTTGGCCGCTTCGGCCAACTCCCTCACCCCGAGGCCCGTGGCGACGCGGGCCATCTTGCATTGGACAGGTAGCACCGTCACAACCCTGTTGTGATTTTGGTTGACGGGTTATGTTAACAGTGTTGTGATTGTGGGGCAAGAGAAGCGGCCGAACGGGGTGCGGCAACACTCCGCCCGGCCTGACCACAACCCGACCTGAGTGGAGATCGGATCATGGCTGATTCCGTCAATACCACACCTTTGCCCGGCACCGGCCGCCGGAAATCGGCTGGCGCCCTGGTGCCTACCAAGCCCGCCGACCTGCCGCCCCTGACCCCCGACCAGCTGAACGATCAAGATGGGGAGCCGCGGGTTTCCGATTTGGTTCTGGCCGAGCGGCTGGGCTTTGATAAGCCACACAACATCCGCAAGCTGATCGAGCGGAACCGGGCGGAGCTGGAAACCTATGGGGCGCTGGTGGAAGCTACCGGGGTTTTCTCCACGGTGGAGAAAACCTCTGGCGAGGTTTCCGACCGGCAATCGGAAACTCCCAATCGTGGCGGCCGCCCCGGCAAAGCCTACTACCTGAACGAAGGCCAAGCGCTGGTCATCTGCGCCCTGTCCCGCACCCCGCAAGCCGCCCTGGTGCGCCGGCAGATCATCGAGGTGTTCTTGGCTTACCGGCGGGGCAAGCTCGCCTCGCCCGAGGGGGCCGCTCTGGCTGCCCTTGCTGCCGAGGTAGGCCGGCTGGCCGCGGTGGTGGGGGAGCTGGTGGCGGGTGCCGCCAAGCCCGTCCAGATCGCCGAGGAGAAGCCGAAGGTGCTGACCGGGAGCAAGGTCCGCATCCGCGCGACCGAGCCGGGCGACCTGCTGTACGGCATGAAGGCGATTGCCAACGCGCTGAAGATCACGAAGCGGCAGGCGTACCACCTCCACCAAGAGGGCCGCATCCCGACCATCAAGATCGGCCCGAGGCGGATCGGCGCCCGGCGCAACGAGCTGTCGGCTTGGCTGGCCGGGCAGGAGGTGATCAATGCTTGAGTCATTATCCCGCCGCTCCATCCTGGCCGGCGCGTCGGCGGTGGCCCTGGCCGGCCCGGTGTCGGCCGATGCCGCGGACCCCTTTGGCGCCGCTATCGCCTCGCTCGAAGGTCGTGCGCCGGCCGCCGGGCCTGATCCGGTCCTCTCCCTGTGCGCGCACTGGCGGGAGGTGGACGCCAAGTGCGAAGGCGCCAACAAGCGGGTGGATGCCCATTGGAACGAGCTGGAGCAAGCTGGCCTGACCCACGACGAGATCCAGCGCGACCCGATCCAACGCGTCATGTGGGACGAGACGTACCGTTGGAGCGCGGAAGTCGATGCGGCTGAGTCCGTCATCTGCTCCACCCCTGCCGCCACTCCCGCCGGCATTCTCGCCAAGCTCGAAGTCTGGAAGCAGACCAGCGAGGCGCTTGTGGGCGATTGCCTGCTCGTCGTGTCGGCCATCGAAGACCTCCGCCGGCTGGTGCACGGCGACGCCGGCCCGGCCGCTGACGAGGGGAGGGCCGCCGCATGAGCCTCAACGGGAACCGCTCCGAGATCATCGGCTACGCCGAGGGGCTGGAGAAGGTGGTGGGCGAGCTGGCCGTGATGGTCAAGCTGCTGCGCGCCGCCACGGTCAACGGCGACGCCGATACGATCCGGCTTGCGGCGGGAATCACCCACGGTCACGCCGCCGAACTGCCGGGCACGCTGGCGCTGCTGATTGAACGCCTGGGCGCCTGACCGGCCCGGCAACACTGACGGGGTGCGCGATCCGCGCACCCACCCAACCACACCTGAACCGCGGCGACGGCGCTGGGCATCCCCGGCGCTGCGCCCGTTCCAATCTGGAGAACCATCATGGCAAGCGTGCGCAAGCGCGAATGGACGCACAATGGCGAGACTAAAACCGCGTGGGTGTGTGAGTACACCGATGGCAAGGGAAAGCGCCATCGGAAGACCTTCGAGAAGAAGAAGGACGCCGACGCATATCGGACTCGCATGGAAGTGGAGAAAACGGATGGGTTCTCCGCTCATTCATCGCTGACCGTTAAGGATCTGGCTGATCTATTTTTGAAGCATCTTGAGGATAAAGTTAAAGATAATCGAATTGGACTGAATCATCTAAGGGTTCATAAGCAGGGCGTCACTGTCTGCATCCTGCCGTATTTCGGAAAAATGAAGGTGTCGGACGTTAAATTCTCAGATGTCGAGGCGTTCAAATCATTCATCATAAAAAGCCGGAATTACTCTGCCCGATCGGTGAAGACGCGATTGTCAACGCTGCGGGCTATGGAAGAGTTTGCAAAAAAGAGAGGGATGGTTAAGGGGCAGGTGATATCAGAGGCGTGTAGGGAGTTGTCTCCTGTGGGTTGCGGTAAAATCGAAACTTTCACTCCAGAGCAAGTTCAAACACTGCTGACTGTTTCATCTAAGCTTTATAGCGGCTGTAGCCCCAGGGTTAGGGATATGATGGAGTGTTTTGTAAACATCTCTGCATTCTGTGGTCTGCGGCTTGGCGAAATCATGGGGCTCACTGTTAAGAACATCGACATTAACAAGAGGATTATTCATGTGAGGCACAGCCTTACTGATTTCGATTTATTGAAGGCGCCGAAGACGAAGTCTGGAATTAGGGATGTTCCTATGCCGGTGCGTGTTCGCGACTTGCTTCGCTCGTGGATTGAGCAACACTATGTCGAGAACGAGCGTGGTTTGATATTCCGGAATGAAACTGGCACGCAGGTTAGGCAACAGAACTTCCACAAGTGGTATTGGCCACGTCTGTTGGAACGAGCTGGGTTGAGGGTTCGAGGGCAGAAAAACTTGCATTTTCATGCGCTTAGGCACTTCGCCGCTAGCTGGATGGTTGAGCATGGACTGCCGTTACCCGAGGTGGCTGC
The window above is part of the Azospirillum sp. TSH58 genome. Proteins encoded here:
- a CDS encoding MerR family transcriptional regulator; translation: MDPTQTFTAGQVEDLTGLSSETLRVWRRRGFIPPNPGGGWARYTFSSVVLIGVLQDLTANHRLDVSEAHDKFVRGAGGIYIREAADAALNGQPDMWVAVLTGDVDEHDGRAWTVTTTDNPATIFTGMQSPRSVVAVNVGDVARKVLARIERVEGSDDDDAE
- a CDS encoding Mu-like prophage major head subunit gpT family protein yields the protein MTTPNNDPASAVSTRAGSLAPSTFNADRREVEVTASSGADVRRVGMRPDATWGAWRERLDVAGVDLSRFTGASVLRDHRPSTDAVVGSVLSARKSGGELRAMLTFDTTDAGELAFQQVQQGSIRQVSLGYFVQEWAAGPSDDIAEPLFIARRWQPVEISIVAIGADPAARTRSVEGITMTTQTTPAPQHQPAPATDSRAELLDHILSRATCPQLALPPDMVQRAAADPSMTIQRFNEMVVDHVAAQPSNQRNINPHIQMYDSHDDPVTTRAFMAEALAARLAPGLVKPGDRAREYMGCSAMGMVGELLAARGENVNRLNHKEMMKRVHTTSDFPLLLESAANKVLLAQYAAAAPTYRLWAARRGFNDFKPAKFLRVGDFPSLKPMAEVGELKYGTMSENRETVSAKEYASGIILSRQTLVNDDLGALGDYAMMIGVRTAADENRMVYGLLNSNPTLADGKALFHAAHGNLAAGAAINVESVGKAVALLRKQKSLDDIPLNLAPRFLVVGPDGELAGRQLLAAIVANQSSAVNPWAGLMELVVDANIEGTAWHLFADPSLCPRSCSATSATRKGRRSSPKPTSIRRR
- a CDS encoding phage tail length tape measure family protein, with product MSDIRIAELTVDNKKAMAALGDVAKVMDSVGGGAETNTKRLAGVTREFGALARASGVYVDASDRMARATEQADRALAKKLITETQHARILETARLKYDETAAASAREAKAVEDLTRRLDPAAERTRQLAHDQELLNRALAGQVSGVKLSEERHAELSRRLQETGAATTVAAVGAGRMKGAMGNLGLQLQDVAVQAQMGTSAFTILAQQGPQVASAFGPMGVAIGTVVAVASVAAGVLFKLGDETGKSAKEIDTFGDVLGVFEGRARETGKSVDDLSDRYRALGGELRALSKLALQADLATLTEKRTKDQKAAWDTIRNATMAGVQDAPAALSALQQLGRDKDLTAFLGKLQALNAQGAVKLMRDEDVRALLETGEAIRVAEARMADLEGRATEAQKALLGYAEAAREAAKTSRDLALAEGQAAASLFVQEDDLDAKIKALKGGESAMRAYAQEQVKVTAYKKAFDDAITSGMPILYAQETANRIAAKAVEAYRLEQQRGVDATNRAAAAQAEGAQKVAAAHGVSSAAVREATIQQQAMVEAARSTTESYDAIVVRLRKIDEAQRAVQAAQFRASMRDQAADAERLANAWAKGGAAAAREAALANEVLAEARKRGLDAERDAAQVRSITEDMAGRDLAQRQLRFTQMADEQRQQVEMANAEFQMLGMSNAARAEQIAIIQKMNDLKALGVDMTDAGTDAFITDGEGDDVAVTAIFEEALQ
- a CDS encoding HipA family kinase codes for the protein MRQMTPIASVLPGATPYKDGNVTDTWLGQLFVGKGKPPVHAILKDLPPKELANELFGAALATALGLPVPPYFIAAATSSVLPVRKGPSRGSYKFMFATERQGTPPLKRHWTGTRIPQRLIDALARWPGNGTAFAFDTWVANVDRNLGNILFGGGTDIWLIDHGQCLTGPNWVAKNLNPSESYKNKLALWFCPYLDKPRTSVLIAACSAMPTHVKALDLTAIAQASRALDLLTESDGASMISFLRDRAPIVPHVGSRQASPYGLF
- a CDS encoding helix-turn-helix domain-containing protein; amino-acid sequence: MARVATGLGVRELAEAANVSTQTISRFERGEELKPATLAAIRAALETAGVEFIPENGGGAGVRLRKGSL
- a CDS encoding AlpA family transcriptional regulator; its protein translation is MADSVNTTPLPGTGRRKSAGALVPTKPADLPPLTPDQLNDQDGEPRVSDLVLAERLGFDKPHNIRKLIERNRAELETYGALVEATGVFSTVEKTSGEVSDRQSETPNRGGRPGKAYYLNEGQALVICALSRTPQAALVRRQIIEVFLAYRRGKLASPEGAALAALAAEVGRLAAVVGELVAGAAKPVQIAEEKPKVLTGSKVRIRATEPGDLLYGMKAIANALKITKRQAYHLHQEGRIPTIKIGPRRIGARRNELSAWLAGQEVINA
- a CDS encoding site-specific integrase, which produces MASVRKREWTHNGETKTAWVCEYTDGKGKRHRKTFEKKKDADAYRTRMEVEKTDGFSAHSSLTVKDLADLFLKHLEDKVKDNRIGLNHLRVHKQGVTVCILPYFGKMKVSDVKFSDVEAFKSFIIKSRNYSARSVKTRLSTLRAMEEFAKKRGMVKGQVISEACRELSPVGCGKIETFTPEQVQTLLTVSSKLYSGCSPRVRDMMECFVNISAFCGLRLGEIMGLTVKNIDINKRIIHVRHSLTDFDLLKAPKTKSGIRDVPMPVRVRDLLRSWIEQHYVENERGLIFRNETGTQVRQQNFHKWYWPRLLERAGLRVRGQKNLHFHALRHFAASWMVEHGLPLPEVAALLGHSKFDMTLQIYVHPIVNGSRRHEAIDRAAGALLALTDATNSRHG